A region of Takifugu flavidus isolate HTHZ2018 chromosome 2, ASM371156v2, whole genome shotgun sequence DNA encodes the following proteins:
- the ctsba gene encoding cathepsin B, which yields MWQAAFLIVVTSFSSTLARPNLKPLSIEMVNYINKLNTTWMAGRNFHNIEYRYVQKLCGTLLKGPKLPIMIQYAGGFKLPRQFDSREQWPNCPTLKEIRDQGSCGSCWAFGASEAMSDRICIHSNAKISVELSAEDLLSCCESCGMGCNGGYPSAAWDFWTKNGLVSGGLYDSHIGCRPYTIPPCEHHVNGSRPSCSGEGGETPQCVYRCEAGYTPSYKQDKHYGKTSYSVSSDEDDIKHEIYKNGPVEGAFTVYEDFVLYKTGVYQHVTGSALGGHAIKILGWGEENGIPYWLCANSWNTDWGNNGFFKILRGSNHCGIESEIVAGIPN from the exons ATGTGGCAGGCAGCTTTTCTGATCGTGGTGACCAGTTTCTCATCCACTCTGGCCAGACCCAATCTGAAACCATTGTCCATTGAGATGGTCAACTACATCAATAAACTTAACACTACATGGATG GCCGGCCGAAACTTCCATAACATTGAATACAGATACGTCCAGAAGCTCTGTGGGACACTGCTGAAAGGACCAAAACTGCCCATCAT GATTCAATATGCTGGAGGCTTCAAGCTGCCTAGACAATTTGACTCCAGAGAGCAGTGGCCCAACTGCCCAACACTGAAAGAGATCAGGGATCAGGGCTCCTGTGGGTCCTGCTGG GCTTTTGGTGCCTCGGAGGCCATGTCGGATCGCATCTGCATCCACAGCAATGCCAAGATCAGCGTGGAACTCTCTGCTGAGGATCTACTGTCCTGCTGTGAAAGCTGTGGCATGGG ATGCAATGGTGGCTACCCTTCTGCTGCTTGGGACTTCTGGACCAAGAATGGACTGGTGTCTGGAGGCCTTTATGACTCCCACATTG GTTGCCGTCCCTATACCATCCCCCCCTGTGAGCACCATGTGAATGGTAGCAGACCTTCCTGcagtggagaaggtggagaaacaCCTCAGTGTGTCTACAGGTGTGAAGCTGGATACACCCCCAGCTACAAGCAGGATAAGCActatg GTAAAACATCATACAGTGTTTCATCAGATGAGGATGATATTAAACATGAAATATACAAGAATGGTCCAGTGGAGGGTGCCTTCACTGTCTATGAAGACTTTGTGTTGTACAAGACTG GTGTTTATCAGCATGTGactggttctgctctgggtgGTCATGCTATCAAGATCTTGGGTTGGGGGGAGGAGAATGGTATTCCCTACTGGCTTTGTGCCAACTCCTGGAACACTGATTGGGGCAATAATG
- the LOC130521907 gene encoding uncharacterized protein LOC130521907, which translates to MRIHPTFHVSRIKPVRESPLMPASQLPPPPRIIDGGPAFTVRRLLRSRHRGRGLQYLVDWEGYGPEERSWVPARHILDVQLIREFHHCHPDQPSKIPNAGGGANLETLSSLSSEASSDEDEEEAETEASEEF; encoded by the coding sequence ATGCGgatccacccaaccttccatgtctccaggatcAAGCCGGTTCGAGAGAGTCCGTTGATGCCTGCTTCTCAGctgccaccacctccacggattATTGATGGGGGTCCTGCCTTCACAGTTCGCCGCCTGCTGCGCTCCCGCCACCGTGGAAGGGGTCTTCAGTATCTCGTagactgggagggatacggcccagaggagaggtcatgggtcccagcccgtcacatcctggatgtgcagctcatccgcgagttccatcactgtcaccctgaccagccctccaagatccccaatgctggtgggggtgccaatttagagactctgtcctccctgtcatccgaggcttccagcgacgaggacgaagaggaagctgagacggaggcctcggaagaattttag